In the Nicotiana tabacum cultivar K326 chromosome 16, ASM71507v2, whole genome shotgun sequence genome, one interval contains:
- the LOC107824192 gene encoding uncharacterized protein LOC107824192 yields MDKQIFLLILLFLGQYYLVSISAASSNETDQDALLTFQNLVTSPSHSLAKNWTKNTSFCSWFGVTCNTKRQRVVSLALPNLQLQGTISPSLANLSSLRELNRVNNNIQGNIPTSLFQHQRIQNISLAFNKLSGEIFQGPWYLPELRVLDLTNNNLTGIIPLSIGNATKLLYLSLSRNRINSNIPNEIGNLSRLAMLSLSHNQLTGPIPAILFNISSLISIHLRANRLSGPLLLNVGNLKSNLKILGIPYNQISGDFPSNICQFTELTVFSIAFNNITGEIPRNIGCLAKLKKFFVGNNAINGTIPTSLGNISTLQSLHCPNNHVEGPIPLELGKLSNLRMLDFAENYNLIGEIPKSIFNISSLEFISLSLNNFSGRIPSTTGLHLPNLNGLYLADNQIEGEIPPFITNSTKLTELVLAENFFTGKIPANLGNLRELQGLFLVKNQLTNEPSEHELLFLNSLVDCRMLQYLSFGYNPLNGILPNSIGNLSSAIEYFEIANARINGHIPKSIGNMTGLTMLDFQKNNLKGSIPSEVSKLKQLQGLYLHYNKLQGHIPKVVCQLSSLVQLILHRNELSGVIPECIGNLSMLQELWLGSNNFASKLPLSLWQLTGLLHLNISKNSLQGEVPLNIGELKAIIGLDFSSNHFSGMIPSRIGELENMQYLSLSNNSFLGSIPSSFSNLISMEFLDLSLNAISGTIPVSLEKLSRLRSINVSFNDLEGEIPNSGVFANSTPQSFVGNKGLCGMHMLEVPACAISNPRRHSKSKKLVLKIVTPVVTSSFLIFFLVSIWIMIQQRKGKSKDAEKLPELRTYQLISYHEIRRATNNFDVSNLIGVGGSGSVYRGTLSSGTVVAIKVLDLQNEETCKRFDTESEVIRNVRHRNLVPVITTCSSEHIRAFVLQYMPNGSLENWLYKEESHLNLLQRVTIMLDVAVAIEYLHHGYGTPIIHCDLKPANVLLDKDMVAHVGDFGISKILAGNKSTAHTATLGTLGYIAPEYGSEGIVSTSGDVYSYGIMFMEVLAKRRPTDEEIFSESLGIREWMRRAFSGTMMEIVDANLFFEEDKITSKSENCIASMIELALDCTNEKPESRITVKDVVKRLNKIKNTFLESRS; encoded by the exons ATGGATAAGCAAATTTTCTTATTGATTCTTCTCTTTCTAGGTCAATATTACTTGGTTTCTATATCAGCTGCTTCCTCAAATGAGACAGACCAAGATGCTCTACTAACTTTCCAAAATCTTGTTACAAGTCCAAGTCATTCTCTGGCCAAAAACTGGACTAAGAATACTTCTTTTTGCTCTTGGTTTGGTGTCACTTGCAATACAAAAAGGCAAAGGGTTGTGTCTTTGGCCCTTCCAAATTTGCAACTTCAAGGCACAATATCTCCATCTTTGGCCAATTTGTCCTCTCTTAGAGAGCTCAATCGTGTGAACAACAACATCCAAggaaatattccaacaagtctaTTTCAACACCAAAGAATTCAAAATATTTCATTGGCTTTTAACAAACTTAGTGGTGAAATATTTCAAGGGCCATGGTATTTACCCGAACTTAGAGTCTTGGATCTTACCAACAATAACCTCACAGGTATCATCCCTCTTTCTATTGGAAATGCCACAAAATTGCTATACTTAAGTTTGTCTAGGAATAGAATCAACAGCAATATTCCAAATGAGATTGGTAATTTGAGTCGACTTGCAATGTTGTCCTTGTCCCATAATCAATTAACAGGTCCTATTCCTGCAATACTTTTTAATATCTCCTCGCTAATTTCCATACATTTGCGAGCCAATAGACTTTCTGGTCCTTTATTGCTCAATGTAGGGAATCTTAAATCCAATCTAAAGATTCTTGGTATACCATACAATCAAATTTCTGGTGACTTTCCTTCCAATATTTGCCAATTCACAGAGCTCACAGTGTTTTCCATAGCTTTCAACAATATAACTGGTGAAATACCCAGAAATATTGGTTGTTTAGCTAAGTTGAAGAAGTTTTTTGTTGGAAATAACGCTATAAATGGGACTATTCCTACATCATTGGGCAATATTTCCACTCTACAATCTCTTCATTGTCCAAACAATCATGTAGAGGGGCCAATTCCTTTAGAATTAGGGAAGCTATCAAATTTAAGGATGTTAGATTTCGCCGAAAATTATAATCTTATTGGTGAAATTCCAAAGAGTATTTTCAATATATCTTCTTTGGAATTCATTTCTTTAAGTTTAAACAACTTTTCGGGGAGAATTCCATCCACTACAGGTCTTCATCTTCCGAACCTTAACGGGCTTTACTTGGCGGACAATCAGATTGAAGGGGAAATTCCGCCGTTCATAACAAATTCTACCAAGCTTACTGAGTTGGTGTTAGCTGAAAACTTTTTCACTGGAAAAATTCCTGCTAATTTGGGAAATCTTCGCGAGCTACAAGGATTGTTCTTAGTAAAGAATCAACTTACCAATGAACCAAGTGAACATGAGTTGTTATTCTTGAATTCTTTGGTGGACTGTAGGATGTTGCAATATCTATCATTTGGTTACAATCCATTGAACGGAATTCTTCCCAATTCTATTGGGAATCTTTCATCTGCTATTGAATATTTTGAAATAGCAAATGCACGTATCAATGGCCACATACCCAAAAGTATAGGTAACATGACCGGTTTAACCATGCTGGactttcagaaaaacaatttaaaGGGGAGTATTCCTTCTGAGGTTAGTAAGCTTAAACAACTCCAAGGGCTATATCTACATTACAATAAATTACAAGGACATATTCCAAAGGTAGTATGTCAATTATCTAGTTTGGTTCAGTTGATTCTGCATAGGAATGAGCTCTCTGGGGTGATCCCTGAATGTATAGGAAATCTAAGTATGTTACAAGAACTTTGGTTGGGATCTAACAATTTTGCCTCTAAGTTACCTTTGAGCCTTTGGCAGTTGACAGGTCTTCTCCATCTAAACATTTCAAAGAATTCTCTACAGGGAGAAGTTCCACTTAATATTGGAGAATTAAAGGCTATTATAGGACTAGATTTTTCTAGTAACCACTTTTCAGGCATGATACCAAGCAGAATAGGCGAGCTCGAGAACATGCAGTATCTTTCTCTATCAAACAACTCATTTTTGGGTTCTATTCCATCATCCTTTTCCAACTTGATAAGCATGGAGTTCTTGGATCTGTCATTAAATGCTATTTCAGGTACTATTCCTGTGTCGTTGGAAAAATTGTCGCGCCTTAGAAGTATCAATGTTTCATTTAATGATTTAGAAGGTGAAATACCCAATAGTGGCGTGTTTGCAAATTCCACTCCGCAATCTTTCGTAGGCAACAAAGGTCTATGCGGAATGCACATGTTGGAAGTTCCTGCTTGCGCTATTAGTAATCCTAGACGTCATTCAAAGTCTAAGAAGCTTGTGCTAAAAATTGTTACTCCAGTGGTTACTTCATCCTTTCTGATATTCTTCTTGGTCTCAATTTGGATAATGATACAACAAAGGAAGGGAAAGTCAAAAGATGCAGAAAAGTTACCAGAGCTCAGGACTTATCAATTGATTTCTTATCATGAGATTCGACGAGCAACAAATAACTTTGATGTGTCAAATTTAATTGGGGTGGGAGGTTCTGGCTCTGTGTATAGAGGCACATTATCTAGTGGAACTGTGGTGGCAATAAAGGTTTTGGACTTGCAAAATGAGGAAACATGCAAGAGGTTTGATACTGAATCTGAAGTGATCAGAAATGTTAGGCATAGAAATCTTGTCCCGGTGATTACTACTTGCTCTAGCGAACACATAAGAGCCTTTGTCCtgcaatatatgccaaatgggaGTCTTGAGAATTGGTTGTACAAAGAAGAGTCTCACTTGAACCTCCTTCAAAGAGTTACCATAATGCTTGATGTGGCTGTGGCAATTGAATATCTGCATCATGGTTATGGCACTCCGATAATTCATTGTGACCTAAAGCCAGCCAATGTTCTTTTGGATAAAGATATGGTGGCTCATGTTGGTGATTTTGGCATCTCTAAAATTTTAGCAGGAAACAAGTCCACAGCACATACCGCGACATTGGGCACTCTTGGTTACATTGCACCAG aATATGGCTCGGAGGGAATCGTGTCTACTAGTGGTGATGTTTATAGTTATGGCATCATGTTTATGGAGGTTTTGGCAAAAAGAAGACCAACCGATGAAGAGATATTCAGTGAAAGTCTTGGCATAAGGGAGTGGATGAGACGAGCATTTTCAGGGACTATGATGGAAATTGTGGATGCTAATCTTTTTTTTGAGGAGGATAAGATTACTTCCAAAAGTGAAAATTGCATAGCTTCCATGATAGAATTGGCTTTGGACTGTACAAATGAAAAGCCAGAATCAAGGATAACTGTGAAAGATGTAGTCAAGAGGCTTAACAAAATCAAGAACACATTTTTGGAAAGTAGAAGTTAG